TTTTGAAAATCTTTCAGCTTCATCAGTTGATCTGAAGTTCCATGGAATTACCTTTCCATCGGACAGACCCGGACGTTCTATCTGGACAAGCGGCTTTACATTCCTGTCCTTTATTCTTGAAACAACGATATTTGCAAAAAAAAGACCGTTCTCCGTAGTCTTGCCATGATTGAGCAGTATGATCAGATCCTTTGTCAGGAAGTATTCTTCTATGCATCTGCTGGGTTTGAGGCTTTTACTAATGTCTATTAGTTTCTCAAGGTGTGCATCAAGGACGGCTGTTTTCCCGATGGTTCCTGCCATGACAACAGAAACGTTCCCAAGCTCTCCTATCCTGTCAATGACCTTTGCAGCCATTCCGGAATCCACAACATCGGGTCCGTGCACAACAATACCTATTTCCATACCAGTTTATTCTCCGCCAGAGTTTAAATCTATTATCGCTTCTGTCGATAGACTCTTATTCTGCTGTAATGTTTTTGCTTCATGGATAATTTTGTACTTACCTGGATCGGTCATGCATGTTTCAGGATAGATGTGGATGATACTATGATCCTTATCGATCCTTTCATAACAGGGAATCCATCAGCAAAGGTCAAAGCAGATGAACTCTGTCCGGATATTATTGCAGTTACCCATGGACATTGGGATCATCTTGGCGATACTGTGGAAATCGCTAAAAGGACAGGATGTACGGTTGTCTGCATACATGAACTGTCCCAGTACCTGAAGTCAAAAGGCGTTAAGACCGAAGGGATGAACATAGGCGGGACAGTTAAGATGGGTGATATAAGTTTTACAATGACGGATGCCAGACATTCTTCTTCCATTGATGAGGCTGGAAGGGAGATAGATGGCGGCAGAGCTGCAGGTTTTGTTATAAAGACAGGTGAAAGGTCTATCTATCATTCAGGTGATACCGGACTTTTTGGCGATATGGCACTTATATCCAGACTTTACAGTCCTGAAATTGTTCTTCTTCCGATAGGAGGACGCTATACCATGGGTCCGGAAGATGCCGCACTGGCAGTGGAGATGTTGCGCCCAAGAATGGTTGTACCAATGCATTACAATACCTTTGAGGGTATTGCACAGGACTGTCAGTATTTTGTAAGTCTTGTAAAAACGGTGTCTGATGCAGCGGTACTAATTATGGAAATCGACTACCCAATTATTTTATAAAGGTGGTGTTATAAAATAATAAAATCTTCATTTATATACTACGGATAGCTTTATATTTCATTATGTCGAAGAAGTCATAGGCAAAAGTCGAGTTACATTTATTTATAACATATATCCCCTCTAGTTCTCGTCATACGGCTTTTGCCTTTATGATCTGCTATCCTGTAATTATATTTGCTGTTTTTGTCATGTGCCGCATGATCGTTCATATATCGGAATTGCATGTACTATTAACTAGTATTTAAGTTTTTTTGCATTATTTTTTGTATAATTTTCTCTATAAATCATTATAAATATATTCTCTCAAAATGTAACAATGTTTCCTAATATTATATATATGATTGTGTTATTAAGACAACAAAAATGCAACGATGTTGCTTTTTTATTAAACAGTGAAAGGTATTGAGTAGTGATAACTATGGAGTATGGATTTACTGACCTTGTAAATGTAGGAGAGCTACGTGAGCTCATGGACGGTTTCTGCAAGGATTACAGTATATCTTATACCGTGCTTGATTCTTTGAATAACACCGTTCTGTTCTTACCGGGGGATCATTTAGTTCCATGCAACAGGGACAGTACCTTCAGGTGTTCAATGTCTAATGGACTTGATTGCAGAAAAGAAAAAACGAACAGCACGGTAAACGTTGAGCATAACACAAAAACCTATCACCTGTATCAATGTAATCATGAACTGATGCATGTCACATTTCCATTTGTCTTTGAGGGAAGGCACATTGCCTCCATATTTATCGGCCCTTTCCTTCAGGAAGATTATCTTGGTTGCTCAGGAGTCGTGTGTGATGTGCCTGTACTATCAAATTCTGACCTGGAGATGTTCGTATCAAGGATATGCAAGTTCCTTGATCTGCTGGTGAATGCAGGTAAGCTCAACTTAAAGCTCAGGAATTATGAAGCACGTCTAATCGATTACGAAAAAGAACTTTCTTCCAGCCGGGAAAAACTAAGTTCTCTGGATCAGATGAAAAAAGAACTCATATCCATCTTCAGTCATGAGATGAGAACTCCCCTGTCAATTATCAAAGGTTACAACGAACTTCTTTATGACGGCCTCCTGGGGCCTGTTTGCAATGCACAGACCGAGGCACTTGACAAATCCCTTCTTAATATTACCAAGCTTGAAAGAATAGTCGACTCTCTTCATTATATGGGCGTGGACCACTCTGATACTCATATCTATGATTTCCTTCCCCTGAACCTTTCTGACCTGGTGGAAACAACTCTGGTACACTCTGCACGTGCAATAAGAGAAAAGAACCTGAAATTGCACTCCGAGTTTCCTGATGATATGCCGGTCATTCATGGAGACAGTAAAAAGCTGTTCCATGCATTGAGCTATTTGCTGGACAATGCAATAAAATTCTCTCCCGAAGGAAGTACAATATCTATAACAGCACGACAGGAAGATGGTCGCCTGTATCTGAGCATCAGGGATAACGGGGTAGGTATTGCTGAAGAGAATATTTCACGGATATTTGATGACTTTTACCAGGGTGACAGTTCCCTTATAAGAAAATATTCAGGCATGGGACTGGGACTTAATATCTGCCAGAGAATTATCAATTGCCACCAGGGCAATATCCGTGTCGAGAGCAGAATTAACGAAGGATCGACCTTCCATATTGATCTGCCTTTGATGTTCCCAGAAGAACATGTCTTTTTTCAGGCTGAATGAATCAGTTTGACTTAATCAAAAAAAGAATTATGGGCAATGATGCCCGAATTTAAATTGAATAATCTATTTTTCAGTTACTTGTAACAGGTATCAAGGTGTTCCTGCGGTGTTGGCTTTGTCATAAGACTGACAACTATTGCAACTATGAACGCAATTGGTGTAGCTACAAGTATCGGATCTACGACAGTCCATGTTCCTGAGAGGATCGTGTCAACACCAAAGATCATCTTGCATATTCCAAGCGGTACTGCTTCTGATTTGTGAACGAAAGCAAGCCAGAAAAGACTGCTGAATGTTCCAACAAGCAGACTTGCAATTGCTCCTTCCTTTGTCATACGCTTCCAGAACAGGGCTCCTGTGTACATTGGAAGGAATGCTGCTGCACAAAGACCAAAGAAGATAGCTGTTGCACGGGCGATGATACTGATTGGGAGTATGTATGCAAGCACGACACTTGCAAGGATGGTGAATGCAATCGCTGCCTTTGTTATGTTGATGGTCTGTCCGAGTTCACCCTTTTTCAGGTACTCACGGTAGAAGTCATGTCCTATGGATGTTCCCATTGTGTGGAACTGTGAACTGAGAGTTGACATTGCTGCTGCAAGAAGTGTCAGCATGAACAGAACCACAAAGGTACTTGGCATGGCACTGTTGATAAACTCCGGCATGATAAGGTCAGTGTTGCCACCTGCAACGACAACTGATATCTTGCCTAGGGTCTGGTAGAAGTATGCATTTGAGAGTGCACCGACTGTGAAAGCAACACCTGTCATCATGAGGATGAAAGGTCCACCAACAAGTACGGCCCTGTTGAGTGCTGTGTCGTTCTTTACGGTCATGAACCTCACTGCAAGCTGTGGCTGTGCAACTACACCAACTCCGACACCGAGTACCAGTGTTGAGACCAGTGTCCACCATATCGGCGAGCCGAATGCAGGCATGGAAGTCCATCCAAGATGTCCTCCGGCTGCAAGACTTTCAGGTACAAGGTCGTTCATGGCTGTGAGTGCCGAATGAGCTGCAGTGACTCCTCCAAGTTTAGCATATGTGAATACCAGAAGGAATACCATTCCAATGAACATGAGGGTTCCCTGAAGAGCGTCTGTGTACATAACTGCGATAAGTCCGCCTGTGATCACATAAGCGGCGACGATAACTGTGAGAATAAGAACGGCAATGTCATAGTCTATAGCGAGGGTTGATTCAAGGAACCTTGCCCCTCCGATAAGTACAATACCTGCATAAAGCGGCATGAATATGCCAATAAGTGCTCCTGAGAATCCCTGGATGAACCTTGACTGGAAACGCCTTCCGAGAAGCTCAGGGAATGTGACGGCTTTAAGATTTAATCCCATACGGCGGGTCTTTGAACCGAATACTACGAATGCGATGAATATTCCAACAAAAATGTTCATGAATGCGAGCCACAAAAGTCCCATACCAAGGGCACCGGCAGCTCCACCAAAACCGACTATGGCTGAAGTACTGATAAATGTTGCACCATATGACAGTGCGAGAATATAAGGATGAATTTTTCTTCCGGCTACCATGTAGTCTTCGGTTTCTTTTGTTTTCTTGTATCCAAGCCATCCGAGGTAAAAGATCACCATGAGGTAGATCAGTATTATTACTCCGAGAACTGGTGTACTGAGTGCCATTAGTCCACCTCTCCGTCATCGGAATCGTCGTTCCATTTTAGGGCTCCATATATAATGCAGCCAATGGCGCTTACAAAACAGAGTATATAAGCCAGCCATATTTGCGGGTCATCTATTCCAAGCATTTTTGTCCTTCCATAGATTTAGTATAAATAATAATGATAGTTGTTAACATGTCATTTGTTAACATGCCACTCTATTTAAAGGTTAGCAAATGATCTGCATGCCTGTGGCCGATAAAAAGTTTTAATGGAGAGATAATTTTTGAGTTCCACAAAAACAATCTAAAAACTAAGAACAAAGTAAGCATCCGCCGAAGGCGGCACATTCCCATGATTTTATGTAGAAATAGTCCCAAATAATGTTGCATTTGGGATGAAAGTGCTGCAGAACTAAAAAAGAAACCATTCGAGATTGCTTAACTTTTCCACTTCAATTTATCTGGACCAGAATTGATCGGATGGAATCCCTTAAATCGATCAGACGATTGCCAACAACATCCTACACAATCTCATAATCGATTCCGAAATAACCATGAGCTAAGCGGTCCCGCATACCGGCAATCACACGCCACGGAACCTCAGGATAACTTGCTTTAATCTCGTCCGGTACATTCTTTGCAGCTTCACCAATGATCTCTACATTTTTCACAACTGCTTTGCGGGTTTTTTTATCGTTTAGAAAATCCGTGAATTCCATTCCTGATGTGAAATCTTCGATCTCATCAACAGCTTCAATAATGTTAGTTAAAAACAACCGGTATTCACGCATGAAAATCACCTTATGCATGCGCGTAAACTACTTCTGAAAAAATCTGTTTCTTCAATTCATCTCTTACGGCACGTTTCGAGACAATATCTGCCTTTGACCCGAACTCGTCTTCAAGAAAAATTCCAAGGGCTGAGAGATCAAAAAGATCTGCACCTTTCTCAAATTCAACAAGGAAGTCAATATCGTCATTGGTTTTGTATTCATTTCTCACTACCGAATCAAAAAGGCCTATTTCCTTTATTTTGTAGTTCTTTTTTAATTCCGGAAGCAGCTCATCCAGTCTTCCCAGAATAATATCTTTTTTAATCATATTGATTCCTTTATGAGACCTTGATACATATTTTGTAGATTCTTTTTATATTATTGCTTTGGTCGGCATCGTTAAAAGCACAAGCTTTGTAAAACAGAATATTTAGAGATTATTGGAATATAGAAGATTTCGCCAAAAAATAAATTTTAGCCTGAAACAGGCATACAGATATCCACAATATGATGCCCTTTCGGATGCTCTTGCGGATCATTAAGATAGACCTCATAACTTGCTCTTGACATGTCAATTTCAAGTTTATTCCTGATAAGCCATTCAACTATCTTTTCCCAGGCAGCAGCATATTCTTCCGGTCCGGTGAGTTCCACTCCAAGTAAAACATACTTCCCGCCGGGAAGTTTTTTCTTTTTGACCTCACCGTCAACTTCCGCATCTTCGGGAATGCTCATGCAGACTTCAAGTTTAAGCTCATCTGGTGGCGTTACTGCCGGATCGTCATAGTAAGCCGAGAGCATAACGGTATCCGGATGCAATAGTTGTTCCTGTCTGGGAGCAGCCCAGTTGTAGAGTTTACCGAATAAACCTGCAAACACTTCAGCGTTTCCAAGATAATTCCCCACGAAAGAGACATAAGCCACTGTTCGTTCTTCCAAGTTTGTTATAGTTGGTTCTTTTAAGATTTCCAAACTTATCACCACTCCATATTGTTATCTTTACTTTTGTTAAATCCATTATAAAAGCACATGGTGTGTTGGGTGAAAGTAATACTGTTGGTAAGTTCTCTTTATTATCTCTACACTGCGTTTTCAATAGTTTCTGTTTTATCCGTTTATCTGTATAACGCTATAATTATATATATCAAAGAGGCGTATAATTTGCTATCAAATATATTTTGATTATTGGAGAGATAATTAATATAATACTAAATTATGGACGTGTATCGGATGATTTCGCAAAGAGGGTACGTTTTATCAACAATATTTGTGTGCATGTTACTATTATGCACAGGTACAGCTTCGGCAACAGAACGCATAGTCGATGGAGAATCTTATTCAACTATCAGCAGCGCAGTTTCAGCTTCAAGTCCTGGTGACATAATTACTGTGCTAGACGGAACTTATACTGAAAACATAGATATTACTATGAACGATCTAATAATTCGTTCCCAGAACGGAGCGGCAAGCACGACAGTAGTTGCCAGTTCAGCATCTGATCATGTATTTTATGTAAATGCTGACAATGTCACTATAAGTGGATTTAATCTAACAGGAGCTACGTCATACAAGGCAGGAGTTTATTTGTATGTAGGTGCATCTGATTGTACTATTTCAAATAACACAATAACAGGAAATTATGATGGTATTTATCTTAATCAATTTTCAGACAATACAATAATAACTAACAATACTATCAGTAATAATAATGGATATGGAATTTACATTTCCCTGTCTACTGGTGACACTTTAATTAACAATACAATGCTGTTGAATGACTATAATTTTGGATTAAATGGTGGGTCTACAACTCAATATCTACATGATATCGATACCAGCAACCTTGTAGATGGAAAACCTATCTACTATTGGCTGAACATTTCAGATGCAACAATTCCTTCAAATGCGGGCACAGTATATGCCATAAATTGTACGAACATCACCATTCAGGATGTTGAAATTACAAATGAAGGGTATGGTATCTATTTCAGATATACAAATGATTCATCAATAGAGAATGTCACAATATCCGATTGTGGGGATGCTGTGAACATTGATTACTCATCTAATAATGTAATTTTAGATAGTAATGTAAGTAACAATGGCGACGGCATTGAAATTTCAGATTCGGAGTACTGTACTATCACAAATATCACTGCCATAGATACAGGTTATGCTGTGGAATTTTCTTATTCCAATAACTGTACATTAACAGATAGTAATGTCAGCTTAAGCGGCGATTATGGTATTTACGTTGAAGACTCATATTACTGTACTCTGACAAACAATATTGCTGATACTTGTTATTATGATGGTATTTACGTTGAAGACTCATATTACTGTACACTTACAAATAATAGTGCTTGTTATACAGAAGATGAGTATGGTGGCATTTACATTGAATATTCTGATTACTGTACTCTGACAGGTAATAATGCCAGTTATTCTGAGGACTATTATGGTATTTACGTTTATGAATCCTATAACTGTACTTTGACAGATAATATTGCTATAGGCAATTATTATGAAAATATTTACATTGAAGATTCCGAGAACTGTACTCTTACAGGTAATAATGCCAGTTATTCTGAGGATGACGCTGGTATTTACGTTGACGAATCAAATAACTGTACTTTGACAGATAATACTGCAAATTACAATTATGATGAAAACATTTACATTGATTATTCCGACAACTGTACTCTTACAGGTAATAATGCCAGTTATTCTGAGGATGAGTATGGTATTTACGTTTACGATTCAAATAATTGTACTCTTACAGACAATGTCGCTTTTGGCAATTATTATGGGAATATTTATGTTGAAGACTCTTATTACTGTACTCTTACAGGTAATAATGCCAGCAATGGTGATGAGTGTGGTTTTGGAATTGAAGATTCTAATAACTGTACTTTGACAGATAACATTGCTTTGGGCAATTATTATCAAAATATTTACCTTGATGGCTCAGATAACTGTACTCTTACAGGTAATAATGCCAGTTATTGTGAAGATGACGAAGGTATTTACCTCTACTACTCAAATAACAGTATTTTGACAGATAATATTGTTGTGGGCAATTATGCTGACAATATTTACCTTTATGAGTCAGATTACTGTAC
The sequence above is a segment of the uncultured Methanolobus sp. genome. Coding sequences within it:
- a CDS encoding HAMP domain-containing sensor histidine kinase, whose protein sequence is MEYGFTDLVNVGELRELMDGFCKDYSISYTVLDSLNNTVLFLPGDHLVPCNRDSTFRCSMSNGLDCRKEKTNSTVNVEHNTKTYHLYQCNHELMHVTFPFVFEGRHIASIFIGPFLQEDYLGCSGVVCDVPVLSNSDLEMFVSRICKFLDLLVNAGKLNLKLRNYEARLIDYEKELSSSREKLSSLDQMKKELISIFSHEMRTPLSIIKGYNELLYDGLLGPVCNAQTEALDKSLLNITKLERIVDSLHYMGVDHSDTHIYDFLPLNLSDLVETTLVHSARAIREKNLKLHSEFPDDMPVIHGDSKKLFHALSYLLDNAIKFSPEGSTISITARQEDGRLYLSIRDNGVGIAEENISRIFDDFYQGDSSLIRKYSGMGLGLNICQRIINCHQGNIRVESRINEGSTFHIDLPLMFPEEHVFFQAE
- a CDS encoding sodium:solute symporter family protein, which codes for MALSTPVLGVIILIYLMVIFYLGWLGYKKTKETEDYMVAGRKIHPYILALSYGATFISTSAIVGFGGAAGALGMGLLWLAFMNIFVGIFIAFVVFGSKTRRMGLNLKAVTFPELLGRRFQSRFIQGFSGALIGIFMPLYAGIVLIGGARFLESTLAIDYDIAVLILTVIVAAYVITGGLIAVMYTDALQGTLMFIGMVFLLVFTYAKLGGVTAAHSALTAMNDLVPESLAAGGHLGWTSMPAFGSPIWWTLVSTLVLGVGVGVVAQPQLAVRFMTVKNDTALNRAVLVGGPFILMMTGVAFTVGALSNAYFYQTLGKISVVVAGGNTDLIMPEFINSAMPSTFVVLFMLTLLAAAMSTLSSQFHTMGTSIGHDFYREYLKKGELGQTINITKAAIAFTILASVVLAYILPISIIARATAIFFGLCAAAFLPMYTGALFWKRMTKEGAIASLLVGTFSSLFWLAFVHKSEAVPLGICKMIFGVDTILSGTWTVVDPILVATPIAFIVAIVVSLMTKPTPQEHLDTCYK
- a CDS encoding metal-dependent hydrolase is translated as MDNFVLTWIGHACFRIDVDDTMILIDPFITGNPSAKVKADELCPDIIAVTHGHWDHLGDTVEIAKRTGCTVVCIHELSQYLKSKGVKTEGMNIGGTVKMGDISFTMTDARHSSSIDEAGREIDGGRAAGFVIKTGERSIYHSGDTGLFGDMALISRLYSPEIVLLPIGGRYTMGPEDAALAVEMLRPRMVVPMHYNTFEGIAQDCQYFVSLVKTVSDAAVLIMEIDYPIIL
- a CDS encoding DUF86 domain-containing protein, giving the protein MREYRLFLTNIIEAVDEIEDFTSGMEFTDFLNDKKTRKAVVKNVEIIGEAAKNVPDEIKASYPEVPWRVIAGMRDRLAHGYFGIDYEIV
- a CDS encoding nucleotidyltransferase family protein translates to MIKKDIILGRLDELLPELKKNYKIKEIGLFDSVVRNEYKTNDDIDFLVEFEKGADLFDLSALGIFLEDEFGSKADIVSKRAVRDELKKQIFSEVVYAHA
- a CDS encoding GyrI-like domain-containing protein produces the protein MEERTVAYVSFVGNYLGNAEVFAGLFGKLYNWAAPRQEQLLHPDTVMLSAYYDDPAVTPPDELKLEVCMSIPEDAEVDGEVKKKKLPGGKYVLLGVELTGPEEYAAAWEKIVEWLIRNKLEIDMSRASYEVYLNDPQEHPKGHHIVDICMPVSG
- a CDS encoding symporter small accessory protein, whose translation is MLGIDDPQIWLAYILCFVSAIGCIIYGALKWNDDSDDGEVD